The Nocardioides pantholopis genome window below encodes:
- a CDS encoding ATP-binding cassette domain-containing protein, whose product MTQPLLELRGVNKTFGVVHVLHDVDFAVYPGQVTALVGDNGAGKSTLVKIIAGIYGRDSGDYLFEGNPVTVHGPRDVADLGVEVVYQDLALCDNLDIVENMFLGRETKRGLALDEVAMESRARETLASLSVRTVQSVRQSVASLSGGQRQTVAIAKAVLWNSRIVLLDEPTAALGVAQTRQVLDLVRRLADRGLGVVLISHNLTDVFEVSDRITALYLGRVAADVPTKDVNHNRVVELITAGRSGDLGIAENPAVVTV is encoded by the coding sequence ATGACACAGCCACTGCTCGAGCTGCGAGGAGTGAACAAGACCTTCGGGGTCGTCCACGTCCTCCACGACGTCGACTTCGCCGTCTATCCCGGACAGGTGACGGCGCTCGTCGGCGACAACGGCGCCGGCAAGTCCACGCTGGTGAAGATCATCGCGGGCATCTACGGCCGCGACTCCGGCGACTACCTCTTCGAGGGCAACCCGGTCACCGTGCACGGGCCGCGCGACGTCGCCGACCTGGGCGTCGAGGTCGTCTACCAGGACCTCGCCCTGTGCGACAACCTCGACATCGTCGAGAACATGTTCCTGGGCCGGGAGACGAAGCGCGGCCTGGCCCTGGACGAGGTCGCGATGGAGTCCCGGGCCCGGGAGACCCTGGCCTCGCTGTCGGTGCGGACCGTGCAGTCGGTGCGCCAGAGCGTGGCCAGCCTCTCCGGCGGTCAGCGGCAGACCGTCGCGATCGCCAAGGCGGTGCTGTGGAACTCCCGCATCGTGCTCCTCGACGAGCCGACCGCCGCGCTGGGCGTCGCCCAGACCCGCCAGGTCCTCGACCTGGTACGCCGGCTGGCCGACCGCGGGCTCGGCGTCGTGCTGATCTCCCACAACCTCACCGACGTCTTCGAGGTCTCCGACCGCATCACCGCCCTCTACCTGGGCCGGGTGGCCGCGGACGTCCCCACCAAGGACGTCAACCACAACCGGGTCGTCGAGCTGATCACCGCGGGACGCTCCGGGGACCTCGGCATCGCCGAGAACCCCGCCGTCGTCACCGTCTAG